A segment of the Alistipes communis genome:
TCTCGCCGGCCGTATGCTCCGGATCGGGCGAGTCGATGCGCAGGTCGAGGTACTCCTTGATGTACATGCCGCAGGAGCCGGCCTTGAAGAGGTCGTCGGTGGTGAAGCTGATCAGCGGCGCGCACTCGGTCATACCGTAGCCTACGGTGATGGGGAACTTGATTTTCAGCAGGAAGGCCTCGGTCTCCTGATTCATCGGGGCGCCGCCTACGATGAAGATGACCACTTCGCCGCCGAACGAATCGATCAGTTTCTTGCGGATGGCGGAATAGATCGCCGAGTTGAGCAGCGGAATCTTCATGGCGATCGACATCGGGCCCTTTTCCAGCAGCGGCAATACCTGCTTGCGGTAGATCTTTTCCAGAATGAGCGGTACGCAGCAGATCACGGTGGGCTTTACCATCTGCATCGCCTCGATGAGGATCTTCGGCGAGGGAATCTTTCCCAGCAGCGTCACGTGGCCGCCTACGGCCAGCGGGGAGAGGAAATCGAACGCACAGCCGTAGGCGTGAGCCAGCGGCAGGAACGACAGCGTGCGGCCGCCGCGTACGAAATAGTGGGTGCCGGTCTGGGTGTTCCGGGCGTTTTTCGCCACCAGCACGTTGCCCGTGAGGTTATTCACCGTCAGCATGACCCCCTTGGAGTAGCCCGTCGTACCGGAGGTGTAGTTCAGCAGCACCATCTGGTCGTTGGGGATGTCGGGATATTTGATGTCGTCGGCCGAGAACCCCCGTTTGTATTTGGCGCGGTAGTTTTTCACCATGTCGCGCATGTAGACGCCGAGCGATTTGCCGCGGCGTTCGTAGATGACGTGGAAATCGGTGAGCGACAGCACCGCGTCGATGCGGGCGATTTCGTCCTCCTCGATGATGTCCCAGTAGTTGTCGCCGACGAAGAGCAGGCGGCTCTCGGAGTGGTTGACGATGTGTACGATGTCGGCGGGCGCGAAGTCCTGGAGGATGGGGACGATGACCGCTCCGTAGGTGATCGTCGCCAGATAGGTGATGCACCAGCGCGGATTGTTGCGGCCGACGAGCGCGATCTTGTCGCCGCGGCGGATCTCCGCTTTTTTGAAGAAGAGATGCAGTTTGGCGATCTCCTTGGCCATCTCGTAGTACGAAAAGGTTTCGCCCTTGAAATAGTCGGTCAGCGCCGGCAGCTCGCGGTGAGTGCGGAAGCTCTCTTCGTACATTCGGATCAGATTCTCTTGCAGCATAGTCTCGGTATATGAAGGGAGGGGGAGAAGCCTTATTTATCGGGGTCGTTGCGCCTTCTGGAAGCGACGGGGCGCCAGATGTAGATTTTCGACTCGGTGCCTTTTTTCAGCCGGTCGATGTTCTTGCGGTGCGTCCAGATGAGCAGTGCGGCGATGACGAACGAGAAGACGACGAGCGGCACCGAGTGGTTGATTTTGGGCGACAGCAGCACGAAGACCGGAAAACAGCATCCCGCGATCATCGACGAGAGCGACACGTAGTGCGTAATCATCAGCACGATGAACCAGATACCGAAGCAGAGCAGGACGGTGATCGGATGGATACCGAGCACGGCGCCCACCAGCGTCGCCACGCCTTTGCCGCCTTTGAAGTGGGCGAAGACGGGGAAGATGTGTCCCAGCACGGCGGCGAATACGGCGATGATTTTCAGGTTGATGAGCCAGATGTCGGAGATGTTGTCGTCGTATTTGAGCAGGCCGAGCAGTGCGACGGCCACGAAGCCTTTCAACACGTCGAGCGCGAAGACCGGCAGGGCGGCCCGCCGGCCCAGCACGCGCAGCATGTTGGTGGTGCCGGCGTTGCGGCTTCCGTGTTCGCGGATGTCGATGCCGTAATATTTCTTACCGATCCACACCGCATTGGGAATCGATCCCAACAGGTAGGCTATAAGTATCATGGAGACAGCACAGTAATATGTCAGGATCATAGATGAAAAGCCTTCAAATGTATCGCAATCTATTTGCAAATATAATTAAAATTCGGAAATCGGGCCGTTTTTTTTCAAATATGGCCGGGCAGGGGTGGAATATTGCCGGGAATTTGATTACTTTTGCACAGTTAAAACGACGCATGAGTATGAATTTGAAAGCGCTTCTCGAACCGGTCGGAACCTTCGCGTGGTGGCGTTCGATGTTCGCCATCGTACTGGGGTGTCTGATCATGGCGGTAGGGTACTCCTATTTCGTCAGCCCGTACAACATCGTTCCCGGCGGCGTGTACGGCATGGGCATCGTCCTGCACAACGTCTTTCCCTCGATTCAGGTCGGTACGTTCGGCTATATGATCGACGTTCCGCTGCTGGCGAGCGCCATCATCGTTTTCGGCCGGCAGTTCGGCGGCCGCACGCTCTTCGCCGCCTGCCTCACGCCGGGTCTGATAAACCTGCTCTCGTGGATCGCCTTTCCCAACCAGGAGGCGCTCGAAGCGCTCGATCCCAAGCAGCTCTTCGGCGGTGTGATCGACCTGTCGAACGACCTGATGCTCGCGTCGCTGCTGGGAGCCGTGCTCATCGGTCTGGGAGTGGGGTTGGTGCTGCGCAATCAGGCTACGACAGGCGGTACGGACATCATCGCCATGTATCTGCAAAAATTCGCCAAGATGAAATTCTCGACGGGCATCCTGCTCGCCGATTCGTGCGTCGTGCTGTCGGGACTTCTGGTCATCGGTTTCGGCGTGGGAAGCGGCGCCGACCGCGAGGCGGTCGAGGGGGGCAGCTGGCTGCTGTCGTTCTACTCGCTCATCACGATCTACGTTTCGTCGCGCGTGCTGGCCTATGTGATCGACGGCGCGTCGTACGACAAACTGCTCTTCATCATCAGTGAGAATCACCATGCCGAACTGCGCGATTTCATCATCGAGGATATGGACCGCAGCGGCACCTACATCAAGGGCAAGGGCATGTATACCGATCAGGACCGGGAGATGATCTTCGTGGTGGTGAGCCGCAAGGAGGTCCATCTGGTGCAGAACAAGGTGCGGGAGATCGATCCCAAAGCCTTCATGGTCGTCACCGACGCCTACGAGACGTTCGGCGAAGGCTTCAAGCAGTTCCCCGACAAGGACACCATCCAGGCGGTGGGATAATCCGACAATTAATAATTGAACGTCAAATTGGAAATCAATACGCTGCGCCCGTTACAGGGGCAAGGTAAAAAACTGTTCGTAGAGACCTACGGCTGCCAGATGAACGTCGGCGATTCGGAGATCGTCGTGTCGATCATGCAGAACGAAGGGTGGCGCTACACCGACGATCCCCGGGAGGCGGACGTCATCCTGATCAATACCTGCTCGATCCGCGACAATGCCGAGCAGCGCATCTGGGGCCGTCTGGCCGAGCTGCGGGGCCTGCGCCGCCGCCGGCAGGGGGTGCTCATCGGCATCATCGGCTGCATGGCCGAGCGGTTGAAGGAGCGCCTGACCGAAGGCGAGGATGCCGTGGATATCGTAGCGGGGCCCGACGCCTACCGCGACCTGCCGAAGCTGGTGCGCGAAGCCGGTGCGGGCGGCAAGGGGATCAACGTCCTGTTGTCGCGCGAGGAGACCTACGCCGAGATCGCACCCGTGCGGCTCGACCGCAACGGCGTGAGCGCCTTCGTGGCCATCATGCGCGGCTGCAACAACTACTGCTCCTACTGCGTGGTGCCCTACACGCGGGGCATCGAACGCAGCCGCGATCCCGAGACGATCCTCGCGGAGGTGCGGTCGCTCTTCGCCAACGGTTACCGCGAGGTGACGCTGCTGGGGCAGAACGTCAACTCCTACCGTGCCGGCGAGGTCGGTTTTCCGGAGCTGATCCGCCGTGTGGCCGACGTCTCGCCGCTGCTGCGCGTGCGCTTCGCCACGTCGCACCCCAAGGACATGAGCGACGCGCTGTTGGAAGCGATGGCGTCGCGTCCCAACATCTGCCGGGCGATCCACCTGCCCGCCCAGTCGGGTTCGACCGGGATGCTGCGCCGCATGAATCGCAAGTATACGCGCGAGTGGTACCTCGACCGCGTGGCGGCCATCCGCCGCTACCTGCCCGACTGCGCCGTGACGACCGACCTGATCGCGGGCTTCTCGGGCGAGACGGAGGAGGAGCACGCCGCCACGCTGTCGCTCATGCGCGAGGTGGGCTACGAATTCGCC
Coding sequences within it:
- the plsY gene encoding glycerol-3-phosphate 1-O-acyltransferase PlsY, whose product is MILTYYCAVSMILIAYLLGSIPNAVWIGKKYYGIDIREHGSRNAGTTNMLRVLGRRAALPVFALDVLKGFVAVALLGLLKYDDNISDIWLINLKIIAVFAAVLGHIFPVFAHFKGGKGVATLVGAVLGIHPITVLLCFGIWFIVLMITHYVSLSSMIAGCCFPVFVLLSPKINHSVPLVVFSFVIAALLIWTHRKNIDRLKKGTESKIYIWRPVASRRRNDPDK
- a CDS encoding AMP-binding protein, encoding MLQENLIRMYEESFRTHRELPALTDYFKGETFSYYEMAKEIAKLHLFFKKAEIRRGDKIALVGRNNPRWCITYLATITYGAVIVPILQDFAPADIVHIVNHSESRLLFVGDNYWDIIEEDEIARIDAVLSLTDFHVIYERRGKSLGVYMRDMVKNYRAKYKRGFSADDIKYPDIPNDQMVLLNYTSGTTGYSKGVMLTVNNLTGNVLVAKNARNTQTGTHYFVRGGRTLSFLPLAHAYGCAFDFLSPLAVGGHVTLLGKIPSPKILIEAMQMVKPTVICCVPLILEKIYRKQVLPLLEKGPMSIAMKIPLLNSAIYSAIRKKLIDSFGGEVVIFIVGGAPMNQETEAFLLKIKFPITVGYGMTECAPLISFTTDDLFKAGSCGMYIKEYLDLRIDSPDPEHTAGEIIVKGEHVMLGYYKNEKDTHAVLDPDGWLHTGDMGTVDPDGTLYIRGRSKTMILTGSGQNIYPEEIEDKLNNMYLVLESLVLEHNGKLHALVVPDYEQAEREGVDKNDLPQIMENNLKELNTVVAGYEHVAAITIYPTEFEKTPKRSIKRYLYNVTLLGK
- the miaB gene encoding tRNA (N6-isopentenyl adenosine(37)-C2)-methylthiotransferase MiaB; the protein is MNVKLEINTLRPLQGQGKKLFVETYGCQMNVGDSEIVVSIMQNEGWRYTDDPREADVILINTCSIRDNAEQRIWGRLAELRGLRRRRQGVLIGIIGCMAERLKERLTEGEDAVDIVAGPDAYRDLPKLVREAGAGGKGINVLLSREETYAEIAPVRLDRNGVSAFVAIMRGCNNYCSYCVVPYTRGIERSRDPETILAEVRSLFANGYREVTLLGQNVNSYRAGEVGFPELIRRVADVSPLLRVRFATSHPKDMSDALLEAMASRPNICRAIHLPAQSGSTGMLRRMNRKYTREWYLDRVAAIRRYLPDCAVTTDLIAGFSGETEEEHAATLSLMREVGYEFAYMFKYSERPGTFASKHLPDDVPDEVKTRRLSEIIALQNELSEASNRRDVGREFEVLVEGRSKRSDAQLSGRTSQNKVVVFDRGGHGVGEYVRVRITGCSSATLFGEEIK
- a CDS encoding YitT family protein, which gives rise to MNLKALLEPVGTFAWWRSMFAIVLGCLIMAVGYSYFVSPYNIVPGGVYGMGIVLHNVFPSIQVGTFGYMIDVPLLASAIIVFGRQFGGRTLFAACLTPGLINLLSWIAFPNQEALEALDPKQLFGGVIDLSNDLMLASLLGAVLIGLGVGLVLRNQATTGGTDIIAMYLQKFAKMKFSTGILLADSCVVLSGLLVIGFGVGSGADREAVEGGSWLLSFYSLITIYVSSRVLAYVIDGASYDKLLFIISENHHAELRDFIIEDMDRSGTYIKGKGMYTDQDREMIFVVVSRKEVHLVQNKVREIDPKAFMVVTDAYETFGEGFKQFPDKDTIQAVG